The Dioscorea cayenensis subsp. rotundata cultivar TDr96_F1 chromosome 19, TDr96_F1_v2_PseudoChromosome.rev07_lg8_w22 25.fasta, whole genome shotgun sequence genome includes a window with the following:
- the LOC120249588 gene encoding pto-interacting protein 1-like isoform X1 — translation MVLRRTMACFGCCGEDEFHRVADTRVHLSSNHSAGNNGSVHALDRAPNEGAPIVKVQPIAIPAIPVDELEEATKDFGTETLIGEGSYGRVYYGVLKNGKSTAIKKLDTNNQPDQEFLALVSMMSRLKHENVMELLGYCIDGNFRALAYEFATMGSLHDILHGRKGVKGAQPGPVLSWIQRVKIAIGAAKGLEYLHEKAQPHIIHRNIKSSNVLIFDDDVAKIADFDISYQAPDMTARLHSTRVLGAFGYHAPEFVMTGQLSSKSNVYSYGVILLELLTGRKPVDHTLPRGQQSLVTWATPRLCEDKVKQCVDARLGGQYPPKAAAKMAAIAALCLQYEADCRPNMGIVVKALHPLLNARSRHASETNSSLNHAY, via the exons atggttttgagaAGAACCATGGCTTGCTTTGGTTGCTGTGGAGAGGATGAATTTCATAGAGTGGCTGATACTAGAGTTCATTTATCTTCAAACCATTCGGCAG GGAATAATGGATCTGTTCATGCTTTAGATCGTGCTCCTAATGAGGGAGCTCCAATTGTGAAAGTTCAACCTATTGCAATCCCTGCAATTCCTGTTGATGAACTAGAGGAAGCAACTAAAGATTTTGGAACCGAGACCTTGATCGGGGAGGGATCATACGGAAGAGTATATTATGGTGTCTTGAAGAATGGGAAATCTactgcaataaaaaaattagacaccAATAATCAACCTGACCAAGAATTTTTAGCGCTG GTGTCTATGATGTCAAGGTTGAAACATGAAAATGTTATGGAGCTGCTTGGTTATTGCATTGATGGAAATTTCCGTGCCCTTGCTTATGAATTTGCTACCATGGGATCACTGCATGATATTCTTCATG GGCGAAAAGGTGTTAAAGGAGCACAACCAGGACCTGTACTGTCATGGATTCAAAGAGTGAAAATTGCCATTGGGGCAGCCAAAGGACTTGAGTACCTACATGAGAAAGCACAGCCACATATTATTCATCGTAACATTAAGTCAAGCAATGTACTAatatttgatgatgatgttgctAAGATTGCGGACTTTGATATTTCCTACCAGGCCCCCGACATGACAGCTCGACTTCACTCTACTCGTGTTCTTGGAGCTTTTGGTTATCATGCTCCAGA GTTTGTGATGACAGGACAACTTAGCTCTAAAAGCAATGTTTATAGTTATGGAGTTATTCTTCTAGAGCTATTGACTGGTCGTAAACCTGTGGATCATACCTTACCCAGAGGGCAACAGAGTCTTGTGACATGG GCAACTCCAAGACTTTGTGAAGATAAAGTAAAACAATGTGTTGATGCAAGGCTAGGTGGACAGTACCCTCCTAAAGCAGCTGCAAAG ATGGCTGCAATAGCTGCCTTATGTCTGCAGTACGAGGCTGATTGCAGACCAAACATGGGCATTGTAGTGAAGGCGCTTCACCCTCTCTTAAATGCAAGGTCTAGGCATGCAAGTGAGACGAACAGCTCTTTGAATCATGCTTATTAG
- the LOC120249588 gene encoding pto-interacting protein 1-like isoform X2: protein MMSRLKHENVMELLGYCIDGNFRALAYEFATMGSLHDILHGRKGVKGAQPGPVLSWIQRVKIAIGAAKGLEYLHEKAQPHIIHRNIKSSNVLIFDDDVAKIADFDISYQAPDMTARLHSTRVLGAFGYHAPEFVMTGQLSSKSNVYSYGVILLELLTGRKPVDHTLPRGQQSLVTWATPRLCEDKVKQCVDARLGGQYPPKAAAKMAAIAALCLQYEADCRPNMGIVVKALHPLLNARSRHASETNSSLNHAY from the exons ATGATGTCAAGGTTGAAACATGAAAATGTTATGGAGCTGCTTGGTTATTGCATTGATGGAAATTTCCGTGCCCTTGCTTATGAATTTGCTACCATGGGATCACTGCATGATATTCTTCATG GGCGAAAAGGTGTTAAAGGAGCACAACCAGGACCTGTACTGTCATGGATTCAAAGAGTGAAAATTGCCATTGGGGCAGCCAAAGGACTTGAGTACCTACATGAGAAAGCACAGCCACATATTATTCATCGTAACATTAAGTCAAGCAATGTACTAatatttgatgatgatgttgctAAGATTGCGGACTTTGATATTTCCTACCAGGCCCCCGACATGACAGCTCGACTTCACTCTACTCGTGTTCTTGGAGCTTTTGGTTATCATGCTCCAGA GTTTGTGATGACAGGACAACTTAGCTCTAAAAGCAATGTTTATAGTTATGGAGTTATTCTTCTAGAGCTATTGACTGGTCGTAAACCTGTGGATCATACCTTACCCAGAGGGCAACAGAGTCTTGTGACATGG GCAACTCCAAGACTTTGTGAAGATAAAGTAAAACAATGTGTTGATGCAAGGCTAGGTGGACAGTACCCTCCTAAAGCAGCTGCAAAG ATGGCTGCAATAGCTGCCTTATGTCTGCAGTACGAGGCTGATTGCAGACCAAACATGGGCATTGTAGTGAAGGCGCTTCACCCTCTCTTAAATGCAAGGTCTAGGCATGCAAGTGAGACGAACAGCTCTTTGAATCATGCTTATTAG
- the LOC120249589 gene encoding major pollen allergen Ole e 10-like isoform X2, whose amino-acid sequence MCREPKKTMHDLMVTSVTNPATVLPTNPTKPVTQVTAPVMNPSPNSAISEKTWCVAKNGVTDVALQHALDYACGIGAADCSAIQINGNCYNPNTLQSHASYAFNNYYQKNPVPTSCDFAGTATIISANPSSAACVYPSSSLTYGVNPASTFGAGTGEDSETVLNINRTAASGRVYGLGIPTSSTAVQATPGRCCCPT is encoded by the exons ATGTGCA GGGAACCTAAGAAAACCATGCATGACTTGATGGTAACTTCTGTGACAAATCCTGCAACTGTCCTGCCAACAAATCCCACAAAACCTGTAACTCAAGTCACTGCACCAGTGATGAATCCTTCACCAAATTCAGCAATTTCTGAGAAGACCTGGTGTGTTGCAAAGAATGGTGTAACAGACGTCGCTCTTCAGCATGCTCTGGATTATGCTTGTGGAATTGGTGCTGCTGATTGCTCTGCCATCCAGATTAATGGCAACTGCTACAATCCAAACACCCTCCAGTCTCATGCTTCATATGCCTTCAATAACTATTACCAGAAGAATCCAGTCCCAACCAGCTGTGATTTCGCAGGAACAGCAACCATTATCAGCGCTAACCCAA GTTCAGCAGCTTGTGTCTATCCATCATCAAG TTTAACATATGGTGTCAATCCTGCTTCTACTTTTGGTGCTGGCACTGGTGAGGATTCTGAGACAGTATTAAACATAAACAGGACAGCAGCCTCAGGCAGAGTTTATGGTTTAGGGATACCCACAAGCAGTACAGCAGTACAAGCAACGCCTGGACGTTGCTGCTGTCCAACTTAG
- the LOC120249589 gene encoding major pollen allergen Ole e 10-like isoform X3, giving the protein MHDLMVTSVTNPATVLPTNPTKPVTQVTAPVMNPSPNSAISEKTWCVAKNGVTDVALQHALDYACGIGAADCSAIQINGNCYNPNTLQSHASYAFNNYYQKNPVPTSCDFAGTATIISANPSSAACVYPSSSLTYGVNPASTFGAGTGEDSETVLNINRTAASGRVYGLGIPTSSTAVQATPGRCCCPT; this is encoded by the exons ATGCATGACTTGATGGTAACTTCTGTGACAAATCCTGCAACTGTCCTGCCAACAAATCCCACAAAACCTGTAACTCAAGTCACTGCACCAGTGATGAATCCTTCACCAAATTCAGCAATTTCTGAGAAGACCTGGTGTGTTGCAAAGAATGGTGTAACAGACGTCGCTCTTCAGCATGCTCTGGATTATGCTTGTGGAATTGGTGCTGCTGATTGCTCTGCCATCCAGATTAATGGCAACTGCTACAATCCAAACACCCTCCAGTCTCATGCTTCATATGCCTTCAATAACTATTACCAGAAGAATCCAGTCCCAACCAGCTGTGATTTCGCAGGAACAGCAACCATTATCAGCGCTAACCCAA GTTCAGCAGCTTGTGTCTATCCATCATCAAG TTTAACATATGGTGTCAATCCTGCTTCTACTTTTGGTGCTGGCACTGGTGAGGATTCTGAGACAGTATTAAACATAAACAGGACAGCAGCCTCAGGCAGAGTTTATGGTTTAGGGATACCCACAAGCAGTACAGCAGTACAAGCAACGCCTGGACGTTGCTGCTGTCCAACTTAG
- the LOC120249589 gene encoding 1,3-beta-glucanosyltransferase gel4-like isoform X1, whose product MKVEPLSPISGLASVCLSVLFIHVMISKQLVPQHSFPLLFSTTNFLIPNALVRDHILKNLELHKPHKLETIQMAKGVVTKCLFFSFLLHNVLTLGEPKKTMHDLMVTSVTNPATVLPTNPTKPVTQVTAPVMNPSPNSAISEKTWCVAKNGVTDVALQHALDYACGIGAADCSAIQINGNCYNPNTLQSHASYAFNNYYQKNPVPTSCDFAGTATIISANPSSAACVYPSSSLTYGVNPASTFGAGTGEDSETVLNINRTAASGRVYGLGIPTSSTAVQATPGRCCCPT is encoded by the exons ATGAAAGTGGAGCCATTGTCACCAATCTCAGGGCTGGCCTCTGTTTGCCTTTCTGTTTTGTTTATACACGTCATGATTTCCAAGCAATTAGTGCCACAACACTCTTTTCCTCTCCTTTTCTCCACTACAAATTTCTTGATACCCAATGCTCTTGTTAGAGATCATATTTTGAAGAACTTGGAGCTTCACAAACCTCACAAACTTGAAACCATCCAAATGGCCAAAGGGGTTGTGACCAAAtgcctcttcttctctttcctcCTTCACAATGTCCTCACTTTAG GGGAACCTAAGAAAACCATGCATGACTTGATGGTAACTTCTGTGACAAATCCTGCAACTGTCCTGCCAACAAATCCCACAAAACCTGTAACTCAAGTCACTGCACCAGTGATGAATCCTTCACCAAATTCAGCAATTTCTGAGAAGACCTGGTGTGTTGCAAAGAATGGTGTAACAGACGTCGCTCTTCAGCATGCTCTGGATTATGCTTGTGGAATTGGTGCTGCTGATTGCTCTGCCATCCAGATTAATGGCAACTGCTACAATCCAAACACCCTCCAGTCTCATGCTTCATATGCCTTCAATAACTATTACCAGAAGAATCCAGTCCCAACCAGCTGTGATTTCGCAGGAACAGCAACCATTATCAGCGCTAACCCAA GTTCAGCAGCTTGTGTCTATCCATCATCAAG TTTAACATATGGTGTCAATCCTGCTTCTACTTTTGGTGCTGGCACTGGTGAGGATTCTGAGACAGTATTAAACATAAACAGGACAGCAGCCTCAGGCAGAGTTTATGGTTTAGGGATACCCACAAGCAGTACAGCAGTACAAGCAACGCCTGGACGTTGCTGCTGTCCAACTTAG
- the LOC120249586 gene encoding LOW QUALITY PROTEIN: pleiotropic drug resistance protein 3-like (The sequence of the model RefSeq protein was modified relative to this genomic sequence to represent the inferred CDS: inserted 3 bases in 2 codons) — MKDHDHELHWSAVESLPTSNRLRTSQFDGGEDKVDHGEHNSKRMVDVTKLGAVEKRLLIDSLIKHIENDNLRLLQRQKHRLDRVDVKLPTIEVRYSELCVEAECQVVQGKPLPTLWNAIKGLFSSLFRFMGLYHEEAKISIIKDVSGIIKPSRMTLLLGPPGCGKTTFLLALSGKLDKSLQIRGDVSYNGFTLEEFIPEKTASYVSQNDLHIPEMTVREILDFSACLQGVGSRAEIMKEIIRREKQAGIVPEPDLDTYMKAISVEGLGRSIQTDYVLKILGLDICADIMVGDATRRGISGGQKKRLITAEVIVGPTRALFMDEISTGLDSSTTFQIVTCLQQMAHISEATIVISLLQPAPETYDLFDDIILMAEGKIVYQGPRDQVLAFFEECGFRCPERKGEADFLQEVLSRKDQEQYWCHPQECYTYVSVDDFRQQFKSFHIGKKLVEDLSRPYDKSLCHKNALSFNLYSLPKWQLLKACMARELLLMKRNSPLYISKTVQLAIMASISMTVFLRTRMGIDAVHANYYMGSLFFGLLLLMVIGIPEITLTLSRLPGFYKQREYYLYPAWAYSVPAIILKVPVSLMESFIWTSLTYYVIGYSPEAGRFFRHLLLLFXIHQMALSMFRFIASCLQIAVISLIGGSISMLVMLVFSGFILPQSSMPVWLQWGFWISPCSYAELGLTLNEFLAPRWQKVSAKNMTLGDQVLSSRGLHFKSYFYWVSVGALLGYALLFNVGFTLVLSFKRPVGVSRAIISREKLSQMNGGDDLHDGINKSSLESARVMKRTDVAGKMMVLPFQPLTITFQDIGYHVDTPPGMKEQGYKEKNLKLLHNITGAFKPGVLSVLMGISGAGKTTLLDVLSGRKTGGVIEGDIRIGGYQKVQETFARISGYCEQTDVHSSQITVEESVVYSAWLRLPQEIDSQTRSKFVNEVLETIELDSIKDALVGVPGVNGLSTEQRKRLTIAVELVANPSILFMDEPTSGLDARAAAIVMRAVKNVAETGRTVVCTIHQPSIDIFEAFDELMLIKKGGKLIYSGPLGRQSCKVIEYFERIPEVPKIKQKYNPATWMLEVTSTSLEQELGIDFAEVYVNSTLYRDNKELVKQLSLPPPGSRDLHFPTRFAQNSWVQFKACLWKQYLSYWRSPSYNLARLIFMFITSVTFALLFWNHGKTLNNQQNLFNMLGSMYSVVIFTGINNCGSVLPFVIARRNVFYRENFARMYSPWTYSLAQVVIEIPCVFILTLTFMMIAYPAIGYYWTAYKFLWFFYTMFCSLLIFVYLGMLLVSLTPNIQSTLVLSSFFYQNFHLFSGFILPGPHIPKWWIWFYYIMPMSWTLNALFASQYGDIQKEITVSGETKSVAIFLQDYFGFHYDRLGLVALILLVFPFXLLLLFLLIVSGKLNFQRR, encoded by the exons ATGAAGGATCATGATCATGAGTTGCACTGGTCAGCAGTTGAGAGCCTACCAACTTCAAACAGACTCAGAACATCACAGTTTGATGGTGGTGAGGATAAAGTTGATCATGGAGAGCATAACAGTAAGAGGATGGTTGATGTCACCAAGCTTGGAGCAGTAGAGAAGAGACTCTTGATTGACAGTCTCATCAAGCACATAGAGAATGATAATCTGAGACTGTTGCAAAGGCAGAAACACAGACTTGACAG GGTGGATGTGAAGCTACCAACCATTGAGGTGAGGTACAGTGAACTATGTGTGGAAGCTGAGTGTCAAGTGGTCCAAGGGAAGCCTCTGCCAACTCTATGGAATGCAATAAAAGGGTTATTCTCA AGTCTTTTCAGGTTTATGGGTTTGTACCATGAAGAAGCAAAGATTAGTATTATCAAAGATGTCAGTGGGATCATCAAGCCTTCCAG GATGACACTTTTACTTGGACCCCCAGGATGTGGGAAAACCACTTTCCTTCTTGCTCTTTCTGGGAAACTAGATAAATCCCTCCAG ATAAGAGGGGATGTTTCTTACAATGGCTTCACACTGGAGGAGTTCATTCCAGAAAAAACAGCTTCTTATGTCAGCCAGAATGACCTGCATATTCCTGAGATGACTGTAAGGGAGATACTTGACTTCTCAGCATGTTTGCAAGGTGTGGGAAGCAGGGCAG AAATTATGAAGGAAATTATTAGAAGGGAAAAGCAGGCAGGGATTGTTCCTGAACCTGACCTAGACACTTACATGAAG gCAATATCTGTGGAGGGTCTTGGAAGAAGTATTCAGACGGATTATGTTCTAAAG ATCCTGGGATTGGATATATGCGCAGATATAATGGTAGGTGATGCCACGAGAAGAGGTATCTCTGGTGGTCAGAAGAAAAGGCTGATCACAGCAGAGGTGATTGTTGGGCCAACAAGAGCTCTCTTCATGGATGAAATCTCAACTGGATTAGATAGCTCCACCACATTCCAGATTGTTACTTGTCTCCAACAAATGGCTCACATTAGTGAAGCAACTATTGTCATTTCCCTTCTCCAACCTGCACCTGAAACCTATGATCTCTTTGATGACATTATTTTGATGGCAGAGGGTAAGATTGTTTACCAGGGCCCTCGCGATCAAGTTCTTGCTTTCTTTGAAGAATGTGGTTTCAGATGTCcagaaagaaaaggagaagctGACTTTCTCCAAGAG GTTCTGTCAAGAAAGGATCAAGAACAGTACTGGTGTCATCCCCAGGAATGCTACACTTATGTTTCTGTTGATGATTTCCGGCAGCAATTTAAATCATTTCACATAGGAAAGAAGTTGGTGGAGGATCTATCAAGACCATATGATAAGTCACTGTGCCATAAAAATGCCCTGTCATTCAACCTCTATTCTCTGCCTAAATGGCAACTCCTTAAAGCTTGCATGGCCAGGGAGTTGCTTCTGATGAAGAGGAATTCACCTCTTTATATATCCAAAACCGTTCAG CTTGCAATTATGGCTTCCATCAGTATGACTGTCTTTTTACGAACACGGATGGGAATTGATGCAGTGCATGCTAATTACTACATGGGTTCCCTGTTTTTTGGTCTCCTCTTACTCATGGTCATTGGAATACCAGAGATAACATTGACATTGTCTAGGCTTCCAGGCTTCTACAAACAAAGAGAATATTATTTGTATCCAGCTTGGGCATATTCAGTTCCAGCTATAATTCTGAAAGTTCCAGTTTCATTAATGGAATCTTTTATTTGGACATCACTTACATACTATGTTATTGGTTATAGTCCTGAGGCTGGAAG GTTCTTTCGTCATTTGCTCCTCCTCT GTATTCATCAAATGGCTCTATCCATGTTCCGTTTCATAGCTTCCTGTCTTCAGATTGCAGTTATTTCCTTAATTGGAGGCAGTATATCTATGTTGGTGATGCTGGTATTTAGTGGCTTTATTCTTCCTCAAT CCTCAATGCCAGTTTGGTTGCAATGGGGATTTTGGATCTCTCCATGCTCGTATGCTGAACTAGGGTTGACATTAAATGAGTTTCTCGCACCTCGCTGGCAAAAG GTTTCAGCCAAAAACATGACCTTAGGTGACCAAGTTCTGAGCAGCCGTGGGTTGCATTTCAAGAGTTACTTTTATTGGGTATCAGTGGGGGCTTTGTTAGGATATGCTTTGCTTTTCAATGTGGGATTTACTTTAGTTTTATCTTTCAAAAGAC CTGTCGGGGTGTCTCGTGCTATTATCTCTCGTGAAAAACTCTCTCAAATGAATGGAGGAGATGATCTCCATGATGGTATCAACAAATCATCACTTGAAAGTGCCAGAGTCATGAAAAGAACAG ATGTTGCAGGAAAGATGATGGTCTTGCCTTTCCAACCACTCACCATAACATTTCAGGATATTGGATATCATGTTGATACTCCTCCG GGAATGAAAGAACAAGGATATAAAGAGAAGAACCTTAAGCTGCTGCATAACATCACTGGAGCATTCAAACCCGGTGTTCTTTCGGTTTTGATGGGTATAAGTGGAGCAGGGAAAACTACACTTTTGGATGTTCTCTCTGGAAGGAAAACTGGTGGTGTCATTGAAGGAGATATCAGGATTGGAGGATATCAAAAAGTACAGGAAACTTTCGCAAGAATTTCAGGTTACTGTGAGCAAACAGATGTACATTCTTCTCAAATTACAGTGGAAGAATCAGTTGTATATTCAGCCTGGTTACGGTTACCACAGGAAATTGATTCACAGACAAGATCT AAATTCGTGAATGAAGTACTTGAGACAATTGAACTTGATAGTATCAAAGATGCGTTGGTTGGTGTACCAGGGGTGAATGGCCTCTCTACTGAGCAACGAAAACGACTAACGATTGCTGTTGAACTTGTAGCGAATCCTTCCATTTTATTTATGGATGAACCGACGTCAGGACTTGATGCCAGGGCAGCTGCGATTGTCATGCGTGCTGTGAAAAATGTTGCTGAAACAGGAAGAACTGTTGTTTGCACCATTCATCAGCCCAGCATTGACATATTTGAGGCATTTGATGAG TTAATGCTTATAAAAAAGGGTGGGAAACTAATCTATTCTGGACCACTGGGTCGGCAATCATGTAAagtaattgaatattttgag AGGATCCCAGAAGTTccgaaaatcaaacaaaaatataacccAGCAACATGGATGTTGGAAGTTACTTCCACATCACTTGAGCAAGAACTCGGCATAGATTTTGCAGAAGTGTATGTAAATTCGACTCTTTACAG GGACAACAAAGAGCTAGTTAAGCAGTTAAGCCTGCCACCACCTGGTTCAAGAGATTTGCATTTTCCTACTCGTTTTGCTCAAAATAGTTGGGTCCAATTCAAAGCTTGTCTATGGAAGCAATACTTGTCTTATTGGAGAAGTCCTTCCTATAACTTGGCCCGGTTGATTTTTATGTTCATCACATCTGTGACATTCGCCCTGCTATTTTGGAACCATGGAAAGACACT AAATAATCAACAGAACTTGTTCAACATGCTCGGTTCAATGTACAGCGTCGTGATCTTCACTGGCATAAACAACTGTGGATCAGTATTACCATTTGTGATAGCCAGACGCAATGTCTTTTACCGTGAAAATTTTGCCAGAATGTATTCACCATGGACTTACTCTCTTGCACAG GTTGTTATTGAGATCCCTTGTGTATTCATCCTAACACTGACGTTCATGATGATCGCATACCCTGCTATTGGCTACTATTGGACAGCTTACAAATTCTTATGGTTCTTCTACACAATGTTCTGCTCATTGCTCATCTTTGTTTACCTTGGAATGCttcttgtttcattgactcCAAATATTCAATCGACGCTCGTATTGTCATCTTTTTTCTACCAAAATTTCCATCTCTTCTCTGGCTTCATCTTACCTGGCCCA CATATTCCAAAGTGGTGGATTTGGTTTTACTACATCATGCCTATGTCTTGGACGTTGAATGCCCTTTTTGCATCACAGTATGGAGATATTCAGAAGGAGATAACAGTGTCGGGAGAAACCAAATCCGTGGCCATTTTTCTCCAGGATTATTTTGGATTTCACTATGATAGACTCGGACTGGTGGCTCTTATTCTACTTgtctttccttt tcttttgcTTCTCTTTTTGCTTATTGTATCAGGCAAACTTAATTTTCAGAGGAGGTGA
- the LOC120249587 gene encoding probable receptor-like protein kinase At2g42960 has product MSSPEGSLNEHLSGKTSMFGLKVWVVIGISVGAFMLCILFMLVIYLNTRNQRKLRNSSFKLPISQIPTISREIKEVKAEHFSTNDFVAHEGILLAIQEKSSEKVLDKGNAHVGVGGSHSESFRVADKEFGFQSGDEMNSGALALNRPSYSHPIEGPSPFTGLPEFSQLGWGHWFTLRDLEIATNRFSKENVIGEGGYGIVYHGHLINGTPVAIKKLLNNLGQAEKEFRVEVDAIGHVRHKNLVRLLGYCIEGTQRMLVYEYVNNGNLEQWLHGAMGGTLTWAARIKVLIGTAKALAYLHEAIEPKVVHRDIKSSNILIDDDFNAKVSDFGLAKLLGAGKSHITTRVMGTFGYVAPEYANTGLLNEKSDIYSFGVLLLEAITGRDPVDYGRPTPEVNLVDWLKMMIGSRRAEDVVDPNLETRPTTRALKRALLTALRCLDPDSGKRPRMSKVVSMLETDDDPIERENRRRRKNQSGSKEIDFHRES; this is encoded by the exons ATGTCATCCCCCGAAGGCTCTCTGAATGAGCATTTATCAGGAAAAACTTCCATGTTTGGTCTCAAGGTGTGGGTTGTGATAGGCATATCTGTGGGGGCTTTCATGCTCTGCATCCTCTTCATGCTGGTTATATACCTCAATACCCGGAATCAGAGGAAGCTGAGAAACTCTTCATTCAAACTCCCTATATCTCAAATCCCTACTATTTCCAGGGAAATCAAGGAGGTGAAAGCAGAGCACTTCTCAACCAATGATTTTGTTGCTCATGAGGGGATTCTTCTTGCAATTCAAGAGAAATCCAGTGAGAAAGTCTTGGATAAAGGCAATGCACATGTTGGTGTTGGTGGATCTCATTCAGAATCATTTCGAGTTGCAGATAAAGAGTTTGGTTTTCAATCTggtgatgaaatgaactcagGTGCATTGGCTCTTAATAGGCCATCTTATTCTCATCCAATTGAAGGTCCCTCTCCTTTCACTGGCCTTCCAGAGTTCTCTCAACTTGGCTGGGGCCATTGGTTCACTCTGAGGGACTTAGAAATAGCGACCAATCGTTTCTCAAAGGAGAATGTTATTGGTGAGGGTGGTTATGGTATTGTTTATCATGGCCATTTGATCAATGGAACTCCAGTGGCCATCAAGAAGCTACTCAACAATTT AGGACAAGCAGAGAAGGAGTTCAGGGTGGAAGTTGATGCCATTGGACATGTTCGTCACAAGAACTTAGTTCGTCTTCTTGGATACTGCATTGAAGGAACTCAAAG GATGCTGGTTTATGAGTATGTCAACAATGGAAATCTAGAACAATGGCTTCATGGAGCAATGGGTGGAACTCTCACTTGGGCAGCTAGGATCAAGGTTCTTATTGGCACAGCCAAGGC TCTGGCTTATCTGCATGAAGCCATTGAGCCGAAAGTGGTGCACAGAGACATCAAGTCCAGCAACATATTGATAGATGATGATTTCAATGCCAAAGTATCTGATTTTGGTTTAGCAAAGCTGTTAGGTGCTGGAAAAAGCCATATCACTACCAGAGTCATGGGAACTTTTGG CTATGTCGCACCAGAATATGCAAACACTGGACTGTTAAACGAGAAGAGCGACATTTACAGCTTTGGAGTCCTGCTCTTGGAGGCCATTACAGGGAGAGATCCTGTCGATTATGGCCGTCCTACGCCAGAG GTAAATTTGGTTGATTGGCTTAAAATGATGATTGGGAGCAGGCGAGCAGAGGATGTAGTAGACCCAAATCTGGAGACAAGACCAACTACGAGAGCTCTGAAACGTGCCCTATTGACTGCTTTAAGGTGTCTTGATCCAGATTCAGGCAAGAGACCTAGGATGAGTAAAGTTGTCAGTATGCTGGAGACCGATGATGATCCTATCGAGCGTGAG AATCGAAGACGAAGAAAGAACCAAAGTGGAAGCAAGGAAATAGACTTCCATAGAGAGAGTTAA